The proteins below are encoded in one region of Apium graveolens cultivar Ventura chromosome 4, ASM990537v1, whole genome shotgun sequence:
- the LOC141720363 gene encoding uncharacterized protein LOC141720363 isoform X6: MYSLELIGFQRGSNYVVLEPFTTRYVFALGIAQFMGSAHWMISVYNTTGKYLYLLGSGYVWLPMVLLTEIVQTFILADFCYFYVKSFYSRLFPGLWMPDVSV, encoded by the exons ATGTATTCACTAGAATTAATTGGGTTTCAAAGGGGCTCCAATTATGTG GTGCTTGAACCATTTACGACCCGCTATGTGTTTGCGCTTGGCATTGCTCAATTTATGGGATCTGCCCACTGGATGATCTCG GTTTATAATACTACTGGAAAGTATTTGTACTTGCTCGGAAGCGGATATGTTTGGCTTCCAATGGTCCTGCTAACTGAAATTGTTCAAACTTTCATCTTGGCAGACTTTTGTTATTTCTATGTAAAAAG TTTCTATTCCAGGCTATTTCCAGGACTGTGGATGCCAGATGTTAGTGTCTGA
- the LOC141720363 gene encoding uncharacterized protein LOC141720363 isoform X5, which produces MARVLYRQVSLLIFGLIAGLLSQNLVFPVMSAATLEDQKTYYSPDPHGGKSHHGDKKEHEIQEQIMSNYRDIHPFPGKELRDYSSAWLSLTLVIWFGDEIIMY; this is translated from the exons ATGGCGAGGGTTCTGTATAGGCAGGTGTCTCTGCTAATTTTCGGTTTGATTGCAGGGCTTCTTTCTCAAAACTTGGTGTTCCCAGTAATGTCTGCTGCAACTCTTGAAGATCAAAAAACGTATTATTCTCCAGACCCCCATGGTGGAAAAAGTCATCACGGAG ATAAAAAAGAACATGAAATACAAGAACAAATTATGTCTAACTATCGA GACATCCATCCATTTCCAGGGAAAGAATTAAGAGATTACAGCTCCGCTTGGTTATCATTAACACTAGTAATATGGTTTGGAGATGAGATTATTATGTACTAG
- the LOC141720363 gene encoding uncharacterized protein LOC141720363 isoform X8, translating to MVEKVITESLQQRLQDLFVYRPLGHQLPCHQAAAYYYNGLMLHKDIHPFPGKELRDYSSAWLSLTLVIWFGDEIIMY from the exons ATGGTGGAAAAAGTCATCACGGAG TCCCTGCAGCAAAGACTTCAAGATCTGTTTGTTTATAGACCCTTAGGTCACCAGCTCCCTTGTCATCAG GCTGCAGCTTACTACTACAATGGTCTGATGCTTCACAAG GACATCCATCCATTTCCAGGGAAAGAATTAAGAGATTACAGCTCCGCTTGGTTATCATTAACACTAGTAATATGGTTTGGAGATGAGATTATTATGTACTAG
- the LOC141720363 gene encoding uncharacterized protein LOC141720363 isoform X3, translating to MYSLELIGFQRGSNYVLALLLTTVIQVLEPFTTRYVFALGIAQFMGSAHWMISVYNTTGKYLYLLGSGYVWLPMVLLTEIVQTFILADFCYFYVKRLFPGLWMPDVSV from the exons ATGTATTCACTAGAATTAATTGGGTTTCAAAGGGGCTCCAATTATGTG TTGGCATTGCTATTAACAACTGTGATACAGGTGCTTGAACCATTTACGACCCGCTATGTGTTTGCGCTTGGCATTGCTCAATTTATGGGATCTGCCCACTGGATGATCTCG GTTTATAATACTACTGGAAAGTATTTGTACTTGCTCGGAAGCGGATATGTTTGGCTTCCAATGGTCCTGCTAACTGAAATTGTTCAAACTTTCATCTTGGCAGACTTTTGTTATTTCTATGTAAAAAG GCTATTTCCAGGACTGTGGATGCCAGATGTTAGTGTCTGA
- the LOC141720363 gene encoding uncharacterized protein LOC141720363 isoform X4, whose translation MYSLELIGFQRGSNYVLALLLTTVIQVLEPFTTRYVFALGIAQFMGSAHWMISVYNTTGKYLYLLGSGYVWLPMVLLTEIVQTFILADFCYFYVKSLFTAELA comes from the exons ATGTATTCACTAGAATTAATTGGGTTTCAAAGGGGCTCCAATTATGTG TTGGCATTGCTATTAACAACTGTGATACAGGTGCTTGAACCATTTACGACCCGCTATGTGTTTGCGCTTGGCATTGCTCAATTTATGGGATCTGCCCACTGGATGATCTCG GTTTATAATACTACTGGAAAGTATTTGTACTTGCTCGGAAGCGGATATGTTTGGCTTCCAATGGTCCTGCTAACTGAAATTGTTCAAACTTTCATCTTGGCAGACTTTTGTTATTTCTATGTAAAAAG TCTTTTTACTGCAGAATTGGCATAG
- the LOC141720363 gene encoding uncharacterized protein LOC141720363 isoform X2, whose translation MYSLELIGFQRGSNYVLALLLTTVIQVLEPFTTRYVFALGIAQFMGSAHWMISVYNTTGKYLYLLGSGYVWLPMVLLTEIVQTFILADFCYFYVKRASFSKLGVPSNVCCNS comes from the exons ATGTATTCACTAGAATTAATTGGGTTTCAAAGGGGCTCCAATTATGTG TTGGCATTGCTATTAACAACTGTGATACAGGTGCTTGAACCATTTACGACCCGCTATGTGTTTGCGCTTGGCATTGCTCAATTTATGGGATCTGCCCACTGGATGATCTCG GTTTATAATACTACTGGAAAGTATTTGTACTTGCTCGGAAGCGGATATGTTTGGCTTCCAATGGTCCTGCTAACTGAAATTGTTCAAACTTTCATCTTGGCAGACTTTTGTTATTTCTATGTAAAAAG GGCTTCTTTCTCAAAACTTGGTGTTCCCAGTAATGTCTGCTGCAACTCTTGA
- the LOC141720363 gene encoding uncharacterized protein LOC141720363 isoform X7, whose protein sequence is MYSLELIGFQRGSNYVLALLLTTVIQVLEPFTTRYVFALGIAQFMGSAHWMISVYNTTGKYLYLLGSGYVWLPMVLLTEIVQTFILADFCYFYVKS, encoded by the exons ATGTATTCACTAGAATTAATTGGGTTTCAAAGGGGCTCCAATTATGTG TTGGCATTGCTATTAACAACTGTGATACAGGTGCTTGAACCATTTACGACCCGCTATGTGTTTGCGCTTGGCATTGCTCAATTTATGGGATCTGCCCACTGGATGATCTCG GTTTATAATACTACTGGAAAGTATTTGTACTTGCTCGGAAGCGGATATGTTTGGCTTCCAATGGTCCTGCTAACTGAAATTGTTCAAACTTTCATCTTGGCAGACTTTTGTTATTTCTATGTAAAAAG CTAG
- the LOC141720363 gene encoding uncharacterized protein LOC141720363 isoform X1, translating into MYSLELIGFQRGSNYVLALLLTTVIQVLEPFTTRYVFALGIAQFMGSAHWMISVYNTTGKYLYLLGSGYVWLPMVLLTEIVQTFILADFCYFYVKSFYSRLFPGLWMPDVSV; encoded by the exons ATGTATTCACTAGAATTAATTGGGTTTCAAAGGGGCTCCAATTATGTG TTGGCATTGCTATTAACAACTGTGATACAGGTGCTTGAACCATTTACGACCCGCTATGTGTTTGCGCTTGGCATTGCTCAATTTATGGGATCTGCCCACTGGATGATCTCG GTTTATAATACTACTGGAAAGTATTTGTACTTGCTCGGAAGCGGATATGTTTGGCTTCCAATGGTCCTGCTAACTGAAATTGTTCAAACTTTCATCTTGGCAGACTTTTGTTATTTCTATGTAAAAAG TTTCTATTCCAGGCTATTTCCAGGACTGTGGATGCCAGATGTTAGTGTCTGA